Proteins co-encoded in one uncultured Draconibacterium sp. genomic window:
- a CDS encoding C40 family peptidase, with protein MNYGISNLSIIPVRLEPSEKSEMVTQILFGEHFEMREQMVGWTNVKLAYDGYEGWIDTKMITPISIRTLNKIEKSPTAVTSDIITIVPVNEEQNLMLAAGSTLPVWRPYLKQFSVIQDTYLATGDVIYGKLKNAREIAIKQALKYFNAPYLWGGRTPFGVDCSGFTQIIYKMIGIKLPRDASEQVKIGTAMSFVDEAEPGDLAFFDDEEGNIVHVGIIWKRNKIIHASGQVRIDNVDQFGIFNIDTQRYTHKMRVMKKIIE; from the coding sequence ATGAACTACGGCATTTCTAATTTAAGTATTATTCCGGTTCGGCTTGAACCATCTGAAAAAAGCGAAATGGTTACACAGATTCTTTTTGGCGAACACTTTGAAATGCGCGAGCAAATGGTAGGCTGGACGAACGTTAAGTTGGCCTATGACGGTTACGAGGGCTGGATTGATACAAAAATGATTACGCCAATATCTATTCGTACATTAAACAAGATTGAAAAGAGCCCAACTGCCGTTACATCCGATATTATAACGATTGTTCCGGTTAACGAAGAGCAAAATCTTATGCTGGCCGCTGGAAGTACATTGCCGGTTTGGCGGCCTTATCTAAAACAGTTTTCGGTAATACAAGACACCTATCTGGCAACCGGAGATGTGATTTACGGTAAACTGAAAAATGCAAGAGAGATAGCCATAAAGCAGGCGTTGAAATACTTTAATGCACCTTATTTGTGGGGAGGAAGAACTCCTTTTGGTGTTGATTGCAGTGGTTTTACCCAAATAATTTATAAAATGATTGGCATTAAATTACCCCGCGATGCCAGCGAGCAGGTAAAAATAGGAACGGCAATGAGTTTTGTTGACGAGGCAGAGCCCGGCGACCTTGCTTTTTTCGATGATGAGGAAGGAAATATTGTTCATGTGGGAATTATCTGGAAACGAAATAAAATCATTCATGCATCGGGGCAGGTGCGTATTGATAATGTCGATCAGTTTGGAATTTTTAATATCGATACGCAACGTTATACCCACAAAATGCGAGTAATGAAGAAAATAATAGAATAA
- a CDS encoding NUDIX hydrolase: MYTYKYPRAALTVDAIVFVKSGKETSVLLIERGREPFKNRWALPGGFIEMDETLEQACIRELEEETGLQIEKMQQFGAYDAINRDPRHRTISVVYSVELKEQKPVKGSDDAAQAKWFSLEDLPELAFDHAEILADFFK, from the coding sequence ATGTATACCTATAAATATCCGCGTGCAGCCCTTACTGTTGATGCTATTGTTTTTGTAAAATCAGGTAAAGAAACTTCGGTTTTGCTGATTGAACGGGGGAGGGAGCCTTTTAAAAACAGGTGGGCCTTACCCGGAGGTTTTATCGAAATGGACGAAACATTGGAACAGGCTTGCATTCGTGAACTGGAGGAAGAAACAGGTTTGCAAATTGAAAAAATGCAGCAATTTGGAGCTTATGATGCCATTAACCGCGATCCACGCCATCGTACTATTTCCGTAGTTTATTCGGTGGAGTTGAAAGAACAAAAGCCGGTAAAAGGCAGCGATGATGCTGCACAGGCAAAGTGGTTTTCATTGGAAGATTTACCGGAGCTGGCATTTGATCATGCTGAGATTTTAGCCGATTTCTTTAAATAA